In Bacteriovorax stolpii, a single genomic region encodes these proteins:
- the rimO gene encoding 30S ribosomal protein S12 methylthiotransferase RimO, with the protein MELSTKLFNDKTVFFTSLGCSKNLVDSQVMLGYMGLDGYSIADAPEAAEVIIVNTCSFIEASKKESVDTILDMADFKDPENGRCKALVISGCMAQRYAQQLEAEIPEADLIIGTGEYNKITLLLRAMEEGKLEKKSFVEIPKFIHTEYDPRLNTSPFYTAWLKISEGCNRNCTFCIIPKLRGKLRSRSVESLVNEAKNLASTGVRELNLISQDLSDYGVDLDENNKLSHLLKGLTEVSGIDWVRLFYFYPDELTDEVIEIMATSEKICKYLDMPVQHFSSNVLKRMNRKITGEKIHERIERLRTRIPGIVLRTSIIVGFPGETEEDFELLLEGIKKARFNHLGIFRYSDEEGTPAFKLQPKVPLDVIEERFDRLYEAQREIVRELNGEFLGKVIPVLIEGEHEETELLIEGRHFGQAPDIDGKVIINDLSGRKVEIGDLVHVEITEVLDYDLVGRVTSLS; encoded by the coding sequence GTGGAATTATCAACAAAACTTTTCAATGATAAGACGGTTTTCTTTACTTCGCTTGGTTGTTCAAAAAACCTTGTCGATTCACAAGTCATGTTAGGATACATGGGGCTAGATGGCTATTCAATTGCCGACGCACCAGAAGCCGCTGAAGTCATCATCGTTAACACTTGTTCATTCATTGAAGCATCAAAAAAAGAATCAGTTGATACCATCTTAGATATGGCCGATTTTAAAGATCCAGAAAATGGGCGTTGCAAGGCGCTGGTTATTTCAGGATGTATGGCACAACGATACGCTCAGCAACTAGAAGCAGAAATTCCTGAAGCTGATTTAATTATTGGAACTGGTGAGTACAACAAAATCACACTTCTTCTTCGCGCGATGGAAGAAGGGAAACTTGAAAAAAAATCATTCGTGGAAATTCCAAAATTTATCCACACTGAATATGACCCGCGTTTAAATACTTCGCCGTTTTATACGGCATGGTTAAAAATTTCTGAAGGCTGCAACAGGAATTGTACTTTCTGTATTATTCCAAAGCTTAGAGGAAAACTGAGATCGAGATCGGTTGAGTCGCTTGTAAATGAAGCTAAGAATTTGGCTTCTACAGGGGTACGAGAGCTCAACCTCATCTCTCAGGACCTTTCTGACTATGGCGTAGACTTAGATGAAAACAATAAACTGTCTCACTTATTAAAAGGTCTGACAGAAGTTTCGGGTATTGACTGGGTAAGATTATTTTATTTCTACCCGGATGAACTTACTGATGAAGTTATCGAGATTATGGCGACATCAGAAAAAATCTGTAAATATCTCGATATGCCAGTTCAGCATTTCTCTTCTAACGTGCTTAAGCGTATGAACAGAAAAATCACAGGTGAAAAAATCCATGAAAGAATTGAGCGCCTGAGAACTCGCATTCCAGGAATCGTTCTTAGAACATCAATCATCGTTGGTTTCCCTGGGGAAACTGAAGAGGATTTCGAATTACTTCTAGAAGGAATCAAAAAGGCCCGCTTTAACCACCTTGGTATTTTTAGATACTCGGATGAAGAAGGGACTCCTGCATTTAAACTTCAACCAAAAGTCCCTCTGGACGTTATTGAAGAGCGCTTTGACAGGCTTTACGAAGCTCAAAGAGAGATCGTAAGAGAGCTAAACGGAGAGTTCTTAGGTAAGGTTATCCCTGTTCTGATCGAAGGGGAGCACGAGGAAACAGAACTTCTAATCGAAGGCCGCCACTTTGGACAAGCTCCAGACATCGACGGAAAAGTGATCATTAACGATTTATCAGGCCGTAAGGTAGAAATCGGTGATCTCGTTCATGTCGAGATCACCGAAGTGTTGGATTACGATTTAGTTGGTCGAGTGACGTCTTTAAGCTAA
- a CDS encoding lytic transglycosylase domain-containing protein: MKKILLITLLLTGCSSKPINPIPAPGYARMSALKSALTEGNKSFETQNDAEELAQEYLKAMKAESAGDTKSACKLFKNLAENESFPLNQTALVHTLSNCSYSASELRSIWGQTVIASYLKEAYLDSSLKLAEKYQIAEAAANFSYDLVAFKQVQSEKVKLLQNAIKLAQKLNRPELEEKFFVKLTEVSPLFSKDINRDNIYSVAKDFESSREFEKARTLYLEIINGEEYSFEEKVKAYNSYRTSFKVARDLKMFMEKTGEMELYLRQLLDNDPADTKLQEAWVDAKINYARAVWTEHLNAEARIILEDVIERKIGNANQMATLYWVYGSLHVESKEFPEALAKYEKASTYKVTTLDLQENVQWALVWNKYLTKRYEDMMSDVDRFVKKSSNPNFIHKLNFWKARALYKLGREDEGKTLFQTTAANDAFGYYGLISSMQTQEPLAPLAPTEIIKDPFGHLILDWLIAVDEKTFSTKVLKEINSQFKTIAERERAMSLYALTGWYQGGMVQIYNFPMKMRDELTKKYISVVFPIPYENIFARYSQKYKVPEALPFAITRQESAFNPNVRSWADAFGLMQMIPEKAVELSKKYHIPYKDFNDLYKPEPNVEMGTALLSELHALFKGKFAQNVAAYNASTEVIAVWERERFNGDYLEFIEMIPYEETRNYIKLVFRNYMTYKRVLKNEEVLIPEDFFAKPFN, translated from the coding sequence ATGAAAAAAATACTGCTTATCACTCTTCTCTTAACTGGCTGTTCTTCAAAGCCAATTAACCCTATTCCAGCACCGGGATATGCCCGTATGAGTGCCCTAAAAAGTGCTCTAACTGAGGGAAATAAGTCATTTGAGACCCAAAACGATGCTGAGGAACTGGCCCAGGAATACCTGAAGGCGATGAAGGCAGAGTCGGCAGGAGACACAAAGAGTGCCTGCAAACTTTTTAAGAACCTGGCGGAAAATGAGTCTTTCCCGCTCAATCAAACAGCTTTAGTGCACACTCTGAGCAACTGTTCGTATTCAGCTTCTGAACTAAGAAGCATCTGGGGCCAGACAGTAATTGCTAGCTATTTAAAAGAAGCTTACCTCGATTCATCACTAAAGCTTGCTGAAAAATACCAAATTGCTGAAGCTGCAGCGAATTTCTCATACGATCTGGTGGCCTTCAAACAAGTTCAATCTGAAAAAGTAAAACTGCTCCAAAACGCCATTAAACTGGCGCAAAAACTCAACCGCCCAGAACTTGAAGAGAAATTCTTTGTGAAACTCACAGAGGTCTCTCCGCTTTTTTCAAAGGACATCAACAGAGACAACATTTATTCTGTCGCCAAAGATTTTGAATCCAGCCGCGAGTTTGAAAAGGCACGCACCCTTTATCTGGAAATAATCAATGGAGAAGAATACTCTTTTGAAGAAAAGGTGAAAGCTTACAACTCATACCGTACATCTTTTAAAGTCGCACGCGACCTCAAAATGTTTATGGAAAAAACTGGCGAGATGGAGCTTTACTTAAGACAGCTTCTCGATAACGACCCAGCGGATACAAAACTTCAGGAGGCCTGGGTTGATGCTAAAATCAATTACGCCCGCGCAGTCTGGACAGAGCACCTGAATGCAGAGGCCAGAATCATTTTGGAAGACGTGATCGAAAGAAAAATTGGAAACGCCAATCAAATGGCGACACTTTACTGGGTTTACGGCTCTCTTCACGTTGAAAGCAAAGAATTCCCGGAAGCTCTTGCGAAATACGAAAAAGCTTCAACCTACAAAGTCACAACTCTAGACCTGCAGGAGAATGTTCAGTGGGCGCTGGTGTGGAATAAGTATTTAACAAAAAGATACGAAGATATGATGAGCGATGTAGATCGTTTCGTAAAAAAATCATCTAACCCAAACTTTATCCACAAACTTAACTTCTGGAAGGCCCGTGCCCTTTATAAGCTAGGCCGTGAAGATGAAGGAAAGACTCTGTTTCAAACGACGGCCGCTAACGATGCTTTCGGCTACTACGGCCTGATCTCTTCGATGCAAACTCAAGAGCCACTAGCGCCCTTAGCACCAACAGAAATCATCAAAGACCCATTTGGGCATCTGATCCTGGATTGGCTAATTGCCGTTGATGAGAAGACTTTTTCAACTAAGGTCTTAAAGGAAATCAACTCGCAATTTAAAACGATCGCCGAAAGAGAAAGAGCGATGTCACTTTATGCTCTGACTGGATGGTATCAAGGGGGAATGGTTCAAATTTATAATTTCCCCATGAAAATGAGAGATGAACTGACAAAAAAATATATTTCGGTAGTATTCCCTATTCCTTATGAAAATATTTTTGCTCGTTACTCACAAAAATATAAAGTGCCAGAGGCCCTACCGTTTGCCATTACCAGACAAGAGTCTGCTTTTAATCCAAACGTACGCTCATGGGCAGATGCTTTTGGATTAATGCAAATGATCCCAGAAAAAGCTGTAGAGCTCTCAAAAAAATACCATATTCCTTATAAAGACTTTAACGACCTTTATAAACCTGAACCAAATGTAGAGATGGGAACAGCGCTCCTGTCTGAATTACACGCGCTATTTAAAGGAAAATTCGCCCAAAACGTGGCCGCCTACAACGCCAGTACTGAAGTGATTGCAGTATGGGAAAGAGAGAGATTTAACGGGGATTATTTAGAGTTTATCGAAATGATTCCTTATGAAGAAACCAGAAACTATATCAAGCTTGTTTTTAGAAACTATATGACTTACAAGCGCGTTTTAAAGAACGAAGAAGTCCTGATTCCTGAGGACTTCTTCGCAAAACCATTTAATTAA